From the genome of Seriola aureovittata isolate HTS-2021-v1 ecotype China chromosome 6, ASM2101889v1, whole genome shotgun sequence, one region includes:
- the rabggta gene encoding geranylgeranyl transferase type-2 subunit alpha, which yields MHGRVKIKSTAQQEEEKRKEREKKLKIYVAARDACFSKRKEGIWDDEALQLTQQLLSSNPDFATLWNYRREILMHLETVKEKDEVQKIYEGELSFLESCLKVNPKSYGSWHHRGWVSARLPRPDWARELTLCDRCLSLDDRNFHCWDYRRMVVKMSGVPVDQELEFTDRLIGSNFSNYSSWHYRSTLLPLLHPESPEPPSPCHKPPQTSPPPSPQTHSHRVCEEQLLKEYELVQNAFFTDPNDQSAWFYYRWLLGRAEREEMISCVYVSRDEERVAVAFSRPVNAQSVGLLLVLDGQPQRVEWRSVHPRFKHSPVWICDLPPGTISDITNEHNLTVHWTEKHTHRDCALYTGRTESYCRDSATDQELFRSELSVEKTSVLQSELQSCNQLQELEPLNKWCLLTIILLMRALDPLGYEKETLAHFQTLKEVDSMRSAYYSDLCSKFMIENTILKMEYAEVRVFSISEKNLTTLCHLDQLLLVTHISLSSNQLQRLPPQFAMLQCLEVLEADNNSIENLEGVFHLPKLEEVDLKNNKISTLADLQPLASCPNLKRLDLRGNPVTQTANIESQLAELLPSVTDLLL from the exons ATG CACGGACGAGTGAAGATCAAATCTACAGcccagcaggaggaggagaaaagaaaggagcGAGAGAAGAAACTGAAGATATATGTGGCTGCACGAGATGCCTGTTTTTCCAAG aggaaggagggtATTTGGGATGACGAGGCTCTCCAGCTGACCCAGCAGCTGCTATCATCCAATCCTGATTTTGCAACTCTCTGGAACTACAGAAGAGAGATCCTGATGCACCTGGAGACTGTGAA GGAGAAGGATGAAGTGCAAAAGATTTACGAGGGTGAGCTGTCATTTTTGGAGTCTTGCCTGAAGGTGAACCCAAAGTCCTACGGCAGCTGGCACCACCGAGGTTGGGTCTCAGCCCGTTTGCCTCGACCGGATTGGGCTAGAGAGCTCACCCTGTGTGACCGCTGCCTGAGCCTGGATGACCGCAACT TCCATTGCTGGGATTATCGCAGGATGGTTGTGAAGATGTCTGGTGTGCCCGTGGACCAGGAGTTGGAGTTCACTGATCGTCTTATTGGCTCCAACTTTTCCAACTACTCCAGCTGGCACTACCGCAGCACGCTGCTGCCGCTCCTCCACCCGGAGTCTCCTGAGCCCCCGTCACCGTGCCACAAACCTCCCCAGACCTCCCCTCCACCTTCTCCGCAAACTCACTCCCACCGCGTCTGTGAAGAGCAGCTACTCAAAG aatATGAGCTCGTACAGAACGCTTTCTTCACCGACCCCAACGACCAGAGTGCTTGGTTCTACTATCGATGGTTGCTAGGTCGAG CGGAACGTGAGGAGATGATCAGCTGTGTGTACGTCAGCCGGGATGAGGAGAGAGTAGCTGTCGCCTTCTCCAGGCCTGTAAAT GCGCAGTCGGTCGGCCTGCTGCTGGTCCTGGATGGTCAGCCCCAGAGGGTGGAGTGGAGGAGTGTTCACCCGCGCTTCAAACACAGCCCGGTCTGG ATTTGTGATCTTCCTCCTGGCACGATCAGCGACATCACCAACGAACACAATCTGACCGTGCACTGGActgagaaacacactcacagagactGTGCTCTTTACACAG GTCGAACTGAGAGTTACTGTCGGGACTCTGCTACGGATCAGGAACTCTTCAG gagTGAACTCTCAGTGGAGAAGACCTCAGTGTTACAGTCGGAGCTACAATCGTGCAATCAGCTACAAGAACTGGAGCCGCTCAATAAGT GGTGCTTACTGACCATTATCCTCCTGATGAGGGCGCTAGACCCGCTGGGATACGAGAAAGAGACACTCGCTCATTTCCAAACATTAAAG GAAGTGGACTCCATGCGCTCTGCGTATTACAGCGACCTGTGCAGCAAGTTTATGATTGAAAACACCATCCTGAAAATGGAGTACGCTGAAGTGCGCGTCTTCAGCATCTCTGAAAAG AACCTGACCACTTTATGCCACCTGGACCAGCTGTTATTGGTCACTCATATCAGCCTGTCCTCCAATCAGCTGCAGCGGTTGCCTCCTCAGTTCGCTATGTTGCAGTGTCTAGAG GTTTTGGAGGCTGATAACAACTCCATAGAAAATCTGGAGGGAGTGTTTCACCTTCCTAAACTGGAGGAAGTCGACTTGAAGAATAACA AAATCTCTACACTGGCAGATCTTCAGCCGCTGGCCTCCTGCCCCAATCTGAAGCGCCTCGATCTCCGTGGCAACCCTGTCACTCAAACGGCCAACATCGAGTCGCAGTTGGCCGAGCTGCTGCCGTCGGTTACAGACCTCCTGCTCTGA
- the LOC130170565 gene encoding GTPase IMAP family member 8-like, producing the protein MESNLEEKESITLPEVRLILIGGRWAGKSSSGNTILRKERFECGRTRTAQSEVRHEIVEGRKLIVVDAPGWNSSLSLKDIPEGDKQRFKLNPSRCPPGPQVFLLVIPIDSAFSVAQKRIVEEHMKLLGERVWRYTMVLFTCGDYLGGKTIEQHIESEGDALKWLIERCKNRYHVINNKEKSNSSQVTLLLQKIDEIVSDNNGSYYEVDEQTLTIIEKKQREVAERAEKRRRRAEEQRQQMTTLIQEEMKPPTLNMILLGSRNVGKTSVVNTILGIKEQEDGKRTAHSVIRQGSVGKTEITLVDTPGWWKGFPAFDTPEAIKEELVRSMFLCPPGPHVFLVVIDADASFNAKHLDALTTHVELLGEGVWRHSLVVFTRGDWLGSRSIEEYIEGEGEALQSLVEQCGNRYHVIDNKNTDSGTQITELLEKITATVAGNSWGHFVPDEQKFKTIEDRRRRVEERARLRESQVMAKRKTFRGPRHQLQELRIVMIGQKTSGKTATGNTLLHKEVFPTCQTQNCQVDQGEVAGRRITVIDTPGWWGKSSRCTEDTDKEIARGLSLSPLGLHAVLLVIPLDLAFSQVQKVALEEHMNLLDASVWKHTMVLFTYGDKLADKSVEEHIEREPGALHWLVDQCENKYHVMKNMKKANTSQVTELFEKIEEMVAGNNGRLFCPNMRDVHLRIDDKFKRRQVKYVLRQRLEKEYRRRERELMLGFREKLLELQAEIRGSETSTKPKSLIGDTNKLKIRGIGQKKKDGKEKEEIIDVKISQEIENLDKSILRSTVDLQSSMQWLIPDMKGESPAPSVAESLPGRRNSNSNFDKVLGWLSTLQINTNVENNLTLNFSQTSDYGSVLPHDDLDLYAEADTLQ; encoded by the exons atggaaagcaATCTTG aggagaaagagagcatCACCCTGCCAGAGGTCAGACTCATCCTGATTGGTGGGAGATGGGCTGGCAAGAGTTCGTCTGGCAACACTATACTGAGAAAGGAAAGGTTTGAGTGTGGCCGAACCAGAACAGCCCAGTCTGAGGTGAGACATGAAATAGTGGAGGGCAGGAAGCTCATCGTGGTGGACGCTCCAGGATGGAacagctctctttctctcaaagATATCCCAGAAGGGGACAAGCAACGGTTTAAACTGAACCCATCCAGGTGTCCGCCTGGACCACAGGTTTTTCTCCTTGTAATCCCGATAGATTCAGCTTTCTCTGTGGCACAGAAGAGGATTGTGGAGGAGCACATGAAGCTCCTGGGGGAGCGGGTGTGGAGATACACCATGGTGCTGTTCACCTGTGGGGATTACCTTGGAGGGAAGACGATAGAGCAGCACATAGAGAGCGAGGGAGATGCACTCAAGTGGTTAATAGAAAGGTGCAAGAACAGGTACCATGTGATTAATAACAAGGAAAAAAGCAACTCATCTCAggtcacactgctgctgcagaagaTAGATGAAATTGTCAGTGACAACAATGGCTCCTACTATGAGGTAGATGAACAGACTTTGACCATCATTGAAAAGAAGCAACGAGAGGTGGCTGAAAGGGCGGAAAAGAGACGGAGGAGGGCTGAGGAACAAAGGCAACAAATGACAACACTCATTCAAG AGGAGATGAAACCTCCAACACTCAATATGATTCTCTTGGGAAGCCGCAACGTTGGGAAAACCTCGGTGGTGAACACCATCTTGGGAATCAAAGAGCAAGAAGACGGGAAAAGAACGGCACACTCAGTGATCCGGCAGGGTTCTGTTggtaaaactgaaataactCTTGTGGACACACCGGGTTGGTGGAAAGGCTTCCCTGCGTTTGACACTCCTGAAGCAATCAAAGAGGAACTGGTGCGCAGCATGTTTCTCTGCCCCCCTGGGCCCCACGTCTTCCTGGTGGTGATAGATGCAGATGCATCCTTCAATGCCAAACACTTAGACGCCTTGACAACACACGTGGAGCTTCTCGGGGAAGGAGTGTGGAGACACTCTTTAGTCGTTTTCACCAGAGGAGACTGGCTGGGATCACGCTCCATAGAGGAGTACATCGAAGGGGAAGGAGAAGCCTTACAGTCTCTGGTTGAACAATGTGGAAACAGATATCACGTCATCGATAACAAGAATACTGACAGTGGTACTCaaatcacagagctgctggagaaaatCACTGCGACTGTTGCGGGAAATAGTTGGGGCCATTTTGTCCCTGATGAGCAGAAATTTAAGACTAttgaagacagaagaagaagagtggagGAAAGAGCAAGACTCAGGGAAAGTCAAGTCATGGCCAAAAGAAAAACCTTCAGAG GTCCCAGACACCAGTTACAGGAGCTGAGGATAGTGATGATTGGTCAGAAGACATCTGGAAAGACTGCAACAGGAAATACCCTCCTGCACAAAGAAGTGTTTCCCACCTGTCAGACTCAAAACTGTCAAGTGGATCAAGGGGAAGTTGCTGGCAGGAGGATCACAGTGATCGACACCCCGGGCTGGTGGGGTAAGTCCTCCCGCTGCACTGAAGACACTGACAAAGAAATTGCCAGAGGTCTTTCACTGAGCCCATTAGGGTTGCATGCTGTTCTGCTGGTCATTCCCTTGGACCTGGCCTTCAGCCAGGTTCAGAAGGTTGCTCTGGAGGAACACATGAACCTTTTAGATGCCAGTGTCTGGAAACACACAATGGTCCTGTTCACATATGGAGACAAGCTGGCAGATAAATCTGTAGAGGAGCACATTGAGAGGGAGCCGGGTGCTCTACACTGGTTGGTAGACCAATGTGAGAACAAGTACCATGTcatgaaaaatatgaagaaagCTAATACGAGTCAGGTCACCGAGCTGTTTGAAAAGATAGAGGAAATGGTGGCAGGGAATAATGGCCGACTCTTCTGCCCCAACATGAGGGATGTCCACCTGAGAATTGACGATAAGTTCAAGAGGAGGCAGGTCAAATACGTGCTGAGGCAACGACTGGAGAAGGAGTACAGGAGGAGAGAGCGGGAGCTGATGCTGGGCTTCAGGGAAAAACTGCTTGAGCTGCAAGCTGAGATCAGGGGAAGTGAGACCAGCACTAAACCCAAGTCACTGA TTGGtgacacaaacaaattaaaaatccGGGGTATTGGTCAGAAGAAGAAGGATggaaaggagaaggaggaaatcaTAGATGTGAAAATCAGCCAGGAAATTGAAAACCTGGATAAAAGCATACTGAGATCCACAGTTGATCTTCAGAGCAGCATGCAGTGGTTGATTCCTGACA TGAAAGGAGAAAGTCCAGCACCGTCTGTTGCTGAGTCTTTACCAGGCAGGAGGAACTCCAACAGCAACTTTGACAAAGTCCTGGGTTGGCTGTCGACACTCCAGATCAACACAAATGTAGAGAACAACCTGACCCTCAACTTCTCTCAGACGTCAGACTATGGATCTGTGCTACCACATGACGACTTGGACCTCTACGCGGAGGCTGATACTCTTCAATGA
- the LOC130170569 gene encoding GTPase IMAP family member 8-like — MENNPEEKESITLPEVRLILIGGRWAGKSSSGNTILRRERFECGRTRTAQSEVRHEIVEGRKLIVVDAPGWKSSLSLTHIPEWNKQQFKLNLSRCPPGPQVFLLVIPIDSAFSVAQKRIVEEHMKLLGERVWRYTMVLFTCGDYLGGKTIEQHIESEGDALKWLIERCKNRYHVINNKEKSNSSQVTLLLQKIDEIVSDNNGSYYEVDEQTLTIIEKKQREVAERAEKRRRRAEEQRQQMTTLIQEEMKPPTLKMILLGSCNVGKTSVVNTILGIKEQEDGKRTAQSVIRQGSVGKTEITLVDTPGWWKGFPAFDTPEAIKEELVCSMFLCPPGPHVFLVVIDADASFNAKHLDALRTHVELLGEGVWRHSLVVFTIGDWLGSRSIEEYIEGEGEALQSLVEQCGNRYHVIDNKNTDSGTQITELLEKITATVAGNSWGHFVPDEQKFKTIEDRRRRVEERARLRESQVMAKRKTFRGTPRHQLQELRIVMIGQKASGKTATGNTLLHKEVFPTCPTQNCQVDQGEVAGRRITVIDTPGWWGESFRCTEDTDKEIARGLSLSPLRLHAVLLVIPLDLAFNQVQKVALEEHMNLLDASVWKHTMVLFTYGDKLADKSVEEHIEREPGALHWLVDKCENKYHVMKNMKKANMSQVTELFEKIEEMVAGNNGRLFCPNMRDVHLRIDDKFKRRQVKYVPRQRLEKEYRRRERELMLGFKEKLLELQAEIRGSETSTKPKSLIGDTNKLKIRGIGQKKKDGKEKEEIIDAKISQEIENLDKSILRSTVDLQSSMEALFPDLKGESPAPSVAESLPGRRNSNSNFDKVLGWLSTLQISTNVENNLTLNFSQTSGYGSVLPHEDLDFNTEADILQ, encoded by the exons atggaaaacaatcCAG aggagaaagagagcatCACCCTGCCGGAGGTCAGACTCATCCTGATTGGTGGGAGATGGGCTGGCAAGAGTTCGTCTGGCAACACTATACTGAGAAGGGAAAGGTTTGAGTGTGGCCGAACCAGAACAGCCCAGTCTGAAGTGAGACATGAAATAGTGGAGGGCAGGAAGCTCATCGTGGTGGACGCTCCAGGATGGAaaagctctctctccctcacacacatccCAGAGTGGAACAAGCAACAGTTTAAACTGAACCTGTCCAGGTGTCCGCCTGGACCACAGGTTTTTCTCCTTGTAATCCCGATAGATTCAGCTTTCTCTGTGGCACAGAAGAGGATTGTGGAGGAGCACATGAAGCTCCTGGGGGAGCGGGTGTGGAGATACACCATGGTGCTGTTCACCTGTGGGGATTACCTTGGAGGGAAGACGATAGAGCAGCACATAGAGAGCGAGGGAGATGCACTCAAGTGGTTAATAGAAAGGTGCAAGAACAGGTACCACGTGATTAATAACAAGGAAAAAAGCAACTCATCTCAggtcacactgctgctgcagaagaTAGATGAAATTGTCAGTGACAACAATGGCTCCTACTATGAGGTAGATGAACAGACTTTGACCATCATTGAAAAGAAGCAACGAGAGGTGGCTGAAAGGGCGGAAAAGAGACGGAGGAGGGCTGaggaacaaagacaacaaatgaCAACACTCATTCAAG AGGAGATGAAACCTCCAACACTCAAGATGATTCTCTTGGGAAGCTGCAACGTTGGGAAAACCTCAGTGGTGAACACCATCTTGGGAATCAAAGAGCAAGAAGACGGGAAAAGAACGGCACAATCAGTGATCCGGCAGGGTTCTGTTggtaaaactgaaataactCTTGTGGACACACCGGGTTGGTGGAAAGGCTTCCCTGCGTTTGACACTCCTGAAGCAATCAAAGAGGAACTGGTGTGCAGCATGTTTCTCTGCCCCCCTGGGCCCCACGTCTTCCTGGTGGTGATAGATGCAGATGCATCCTTCAATGCCAAACACTTAGACGCCTTGAGAACACACGTGGAGCTTCTCGGGGAAGGAGTGTGGAGACACTCTTTAGTCGTTTTCACCATTGGAGACTGGCTGGGATCACGCTCCATAGAGGAGTATATCGAAGGGGAGGGAGAAGCCTTACAGTCTCTGGTTGAACAATGTGGAAACAGATATCACGTCATCGATAACAAGAATACTGACAGTGGTACTCaaatcacagagctgctggagaaaatCACTGCGACTGTTGCGGGAAATAGTTGGGGCCATTTTGTCCCTGATGAGCAGAAATTTAAGACTAttgaagacagaagaagaagagtggagGAAAGAGCAAGACTCAGGGAAAGTCAAGTCATGGCCAAAAGAAAAACCTTCAGAGGTACA CCCAGACACCAGTTACAGGAGCTGAGGATAGTGATGATTGGTCAGAAGGCGTCTGGAAAGACTGCAACAGGAAATACCCTCCTGCATAAAGAAGTGTTTCCCACCTGTCCGACTCAAAACTGTCAAGTGGATCAAGGGGAAGTTGCTGGCAGAAGAATCACAGTGATCGACACCCCGGGCTGGTGGGGTGAGTCCTTCCGCTGCACTGAAGACACTGACAAAGAAATTGCCAGAGGTCTTTCACTGAGCCCATTAAGGTTGCATGCTGTTCTGCTGGTCATTCCCTTGGACCTGGCCTTCAACCAGGTTCAGAAGGTTGCTCTGGAGGAACACATGAACCTTTTAGATGCCAGTGTCTGGAAACACACAATGGTCCTGTTCACATATGGAGACAAGCTGGCAGATAAATCTGTAGAGGAGCACATTGAGAGGGAGCCTGGTGCTCTACACTGGTTGGTAGACAAGTGTGAGAACAAGTACCATGTcatgaaaaatatgaagaaagCTAATATGAGTCAGGTCACCGAGCTGTTTGAAAAGATAGAGGAAATGGTGGCAGGGAATAATGGCCGACTCTTCTGCCCCAACATGAGGGACGTCCACCTGAGAATTGACGATAAGTTCAAGAGGAGGCAGGTCAAATATGTGCCGAGGCAACGACTGGAGAAGGAGTACAGGAGGAGAGAGCGGGAGCTGATGCTGGGCTTCAAGGAAAAACTGCTTGAGCTGCAAGCTGAGATCAGGGGAAGTGAGACCAGCACTAAACCCAAGTCACTGA TTGGtgacacaaacaaattaaaaatccGGGGTATTGGTCAAAAGAAGAAGGATggaaaggagaaggaggaaatcaTAGATGCGAAAATCAGCCAGGAAATTGAAAACCTGGATAAAAGCATACTGAGATCCACAGTTGATCTTCAGAGCAGCATGGAAGCATTGTTTCCTGACT TGAAAGGAGAAAGTCCAGCACCGTCTGTTGCTGAGTCTTTACCAGGCAGGAGGAACTCCAACAGCAACTTTGACAAAGTCCTGGGTTGGCTGTCGACACTCCAGATCAGCACAAATGTAGAGAACAACCTGACCCTCAACTTCTCTCAGACGTCAGGCTATGGATCTGTGCTACCACATGAAGACTTGGACTTCAACACAGAAGCTGATATTCTTCAATGA
- the LOC130170568 gene encoding uncharacterized protein LOC130170568, translating to MNVILFSSVLGAAAFVLQAAAVEESLGASVSVRPPGSSLYLGECVLLQCSAASRCTFVKSYRWYRSKPHTAPNPRHLVSGDSYFITAVTREDTDRYWCQAECRKNKTMFVVNARPLELNVTELLPPSLSLTPNSRQMLGGERFTVQCPALETNSSGWKLMHFSPDRAVGTRVINVHSSPPGGGVSGNKSEAFAFIASSRNSGLYWCENAEGRSNAVNITVSYGNIVLKTPAFPVFTGDEVVMSCQYRTANHNSTTFFKNKAEIDTYSSSSSDRVIKMTIKNVTQEDEGFYKCASRDRKMASPESWLSVRPDRGNFTKTKGTPASTSGSWKWIILSFAVVLLFLIPLIVWLVRHYRYQKFCTRSCWPLSKQEVPAQAFPATKQDVTEVQWDLSWMEMSNLLDK from the exons ATGAACGtcatcctcttctcctcagtGCTGG gtgcAGCTGCTTTTGTTCTCCAAGCTGCTGCAGTTGAAG AGTCTCTGGGGGCCAGTGTGTCTGTGAGGCCTCCGGGGTCGAGCCTCTACCTCGGCgagtgtgtgctgctgcagtgctcaGCGGCGTCACGCTGCACTTTTGTGAAGAGCTACCGGTGGTACAGGTCCAAACCACACACTGCTCCGAACCCCAGGCACCTGGTCTCTGGTGACAGCTACTTCATCACCGCGGTAACAAGGGAGGACACGGACAGGTACTGGTGCCAAGCCGAGTGTCGGAAGAACAAGACCATGTTTGTGGTGAATGCCCGGCCGCTTGAACTCAATGTGAcag AGCTGCTGCCTCCCTCACTGTCTCTGACTCCCAACAGCAGACAGATGCTCGGAGGGGAGCGTTTCACTGTGCAGTGCCCTGCTCTTGAGACTAACTCCTCGGGTTGGAAGCTGATGCATTTCTCTCCAGACCGTGCAGTGGGGACCAGAGTCATCAATGTCCACTCTTCGCCACCAGGGGGAGGTGTCAGTGGAAACAAGTCTGAAGCGTTTGCCTTCATTGCTTCCAGCAGGAACAGTGGACTGTACTGGTGTGAGAACGCTGAGGGCCGCAGCAATGCAGTCAACATCACAGTAAGCT ACGGTAACATCGTTTTGAAGACTCCGGCCTTCCCTGTATTTACAGGCGATGAAGTTGTCATGTCTTGTCAGTACCGGACAGCAAACCACAATTCAACaactttctttaaaaacaaagcagaaattGACACTTACAGTTCTTCCAGTTCAGACAGAGTAATAAAGATGACCATTAAGAATGTGACACAGGAAGATGAAGGCTTCTACAAGTGCGCCTCCCGCGACAGAAAGATGGCGAGTCCAGAGAGCTGGTTATCAGTGAGACCTGACAGAG gCAACTTCACAAAAACCAAAGGGACACCAGCTTCCACTAGTG GTTCCTGGAAATGGATCATTCTTTCATTTGCTGTTGTCCTTCTGTTCCTCATTCCTCTTATTGTTTGGCTAGTTCGTCACTACAG GTACCAGAAGTTTTGCACTCGTAGCTGCTGGCCACTTTCCAAACAGGAAGTACCAGCACAGGCGTTCCCTGCAACCAAGCAGGATGTGACAGAAGTGCAGTGGGACCTGTCCTGGATGGAGATGTCCAATCTGTTGGATAAGTAG